The genomic window GAACGTGCACATTCGCACGCGAAAATGCGCCTCGAGCTTTCTAGTCGTCTCAATTTACATGAACCAATGGTCATAGAACTAGAGAAATGGATGTCCCTCGGTAAAGGTGGCGGGGAGACTAGAGAGCCAAAAATATTCTCTATGTGAACAGTGCGTGATTAATGGACCAGCAAGTCTGCTTTCATCGAGTTTATCAAGCAAGTATTGCAAGATGCCAACATAAGCACCCAACAGTCTAGAAAACTAAGAATCTTCGAGCTTCGGAAAGCACCGAGAAATTGAAACGGTGCTGACGTCGTAAAATCCATCATATATGACCATTAGATACTTTTGATGTCTGTTTGGTCGAACCTTCAACATTTCTTCTGACCCAATTAAATGATATAGGGATAAATCGATCGATCTTCGTAAACCAATCAATCTCCAGCACAAACCGACCGACATCCAACTCTGACCCCACAAACAGACGATCTTGAAAGCGACTACCGACCGAACACTAACCAAGCAGATCGATACTACTTTCAACTGCCCAATCGAACACACCGCACCGATTCAAGATCGGTAAGCGGCCGATATTCGGGTATCACAGACAGCGGACTACTTCAACCAtcggtatttcagagttactaaTTGACGGACGACTCCCGACGCATAGTCGGCCGATTCACTCAACTTATCATAACCGTCCCAAATGGTTATCCCTCAAATATCGCAGCGTAATCGGTGGGAATTAATAACCCACTACGAGATTACAGCCCAATGACTCTACGCCACGAAATGTGGGACCATATCCGACGGTTATAACTATCTTCTCTATAAAATGGGGGTAAGCTAACTCTGGGCCAAAACTCTGCTACTGCTTACATTCAACTCCTATGCACCAACTTTCTTCTTTGACTTAGACATCGGAAGGTCTCCGTCGGACACAAATTCGATCTGCGTGGATGCTGTTTTGCAGGTGTTCGTTTTCGACGACAGGCGACGGAGAGTTGGTCGTAACAGATTAGCGCGCTAGGTAGGAAAAAAAATAACTCACAATGATGAAAATTATAGCTCAACGATCAACAGCAACCAGATCGGCGTGGCACTCTTCCCACTGGAAAGAGGCTCCTCCCCTGCCTCCGATAGCAAAGCCCAGTTCTCCACGACTCGTGGTCACCATGGATACCTAGATTGCTGTGATCGTACAGCAAATGAACGTTCTTACGGAGGTGGTCAGAAGCCTACAGCAACAGCAGACCCAGCCACCACAGCTACCGATGGAGCAATCGATGGCGCATTCGGTGTCATCCAGGCACAACCGCCGTCATCCACGACAATCTCTATCTCTTCCTCCAGAGCGGCCGTCTCGGTTCTCTCATCGGCTCGAAGACTACAAACATAAGTTTGAGGAAATCAACCGCCGACTTGCCCAACTACAGGTGGACGGTcagaaatgttcaaacgattttgattttcatattgtccaacctctctctcgacATGTCTTGGACGAACTGATCCcaactcggttcaagatgccgcacgtggaaccCTATGACAGTTTCACCGACCCAGTTgatcaccttgagagctacaaggctctcatgacaatccaaggggcaaccgacgtccTTCTATACATCGGCTTCCCGGCCACACTTTGGAAAGCTGCTCGAGCTTGGTACTTCGGGCTTTGATCGAAAAGCATCTACTCTTTCGGGTAGCTAGAACATTCCTTCatagcccacttcagcaccaatcGGAGGCTGCCATGAACCTCggatagtctcttctcgatcaaatAAGGAGAGACCGAAATATTTCGAGATTTTGTGAtctgattcaatgcggccacacttgaggtcagggacctcaatgaaaATATAGCCATATCGATCATGAAAAGAGATTTGAGGGGGTCTCGATTCACGTATTCACTGGACAAAACTCTCCCTCGGACGTATGCTGAACTCTTgcagcgcgcggacgaaggagcctctGACCGACGCCAAACCGAAAGCAAAGGCAGAAAAAGAAAcagaagaagagtggggctccGACCGAATCAAGTAGGCCCCGGACTAGTAAATGAGCCTCATCCCAAAGACGGAGTCCAAAGCCGATGTAtaataggtatgactcctatacctcTCTTTTCTACTCCTTGTGCacagatcctcatggagatcgaaggggcggaATATCTACGGCATCCTCCATCGATGAAAATGAGAAACTGTGATCGAAGGAATGATTGCCGGTTTCACCGTGACCATGGTCACGACATCGAACAATGTATCCAGCTAAGGAATGAAATAGAGGCCTTGATATGACGAAGCTACCTCGAGAAATATCGAAGAGATCCGTCGACTCAACCTCCAGCCGACTGAGGAAACTGTAAATAATCAGCCAACTgcgggagtcatcaatatgatctccgaaCGACTGAACTGAGGGATAACTCCCAAAAAAGAGTTGGCGAAACGACAACAACTCAATATAATAACTTTTCGAGAAGAGAATGTTTAGGAAATTCAAACTCCtcgtgatgatgctgttgttgtttcgacaatTAGCTAATAAAAATATGACAGATGTTTTATTCTACTCGACTTCCTTTCGAATGCAATTACTCAGAGAATCAACTACTTTAGTGTCGACTATATTTCAGTCCTCTTGCAAAAACTGACGTCCCGACTGTGATTTTAAAGCGACAACAAGTATGCAGGCTTTTATTGTAAAAGCCAGAGGATTAACCATGTCGACACCAAATATACTTCAGTTTTTACTGTAAAAGTTAGAGGATCGACTATCCCGACACCGACTACATTTCGGTTCTTTTGCAGAACCGACTTATCGACCTCAACTGGAGGCCAGCACCGACAACATAGACTTTCTCTACAAAGGTCACGCTGCCCTCATAGTCGGCTCTCCATTGAAGCAGCTAGCTAATTTGCCGACTtagtatcaactaagaaaggcaaaatgccaagacgatcAAGGTCTGATTGAAACTATACCAACATGGCCATGATCAGTCAAGGGATATTTGGCTTGCCACTGGTTATCAAACAATACGACGTATAAACCCGATCAAGCTTCGagtaatggatattcgacttaccattgttatcctaactaaatacgtCGGAAACTACACGACCAGCAGATTCTACAAAATCTGTGAAATGGTCAGATCTATGATCTACATTCAGAGATTATCCTACAAACAGACATTGCAGACTCGACGATACAAAAGAGCATTTCAGAACAAAAGTACTTCTTTCATTATCCAAAAAGaaagattacaaaattagaccgaAGTCCGATTACATCTTTCTTTACAAAAAGAGAAATCAAAAATACCAACTAATCTTCGTCGCTGCCCTTCGTTCCACTGAAGAATCGATAAGCCAACCTTGAATTGGCTTCTCCGACAAACTCCACCTTCCAGCTCGAGGGACGATACGACTCAAGTTGAGCTGTGAAGATGGTTGACCGATCATATTGCTCGACCAACCACATCAACAGCTTGACCCACTCGTACGGAAACAGAGAGGGTCTCACCCTGTCGACAACCACACCCTCCTCGTATAAGAGCTAAAGGAGGGCTTCAGATTTTCGTCCACAGTCGAAGATGACCTTCATTGTGTAGCTGAGACAGGGATGCGGGATATACGGTAACGAGTCGTTGACCCCACCATCGGCACCAGGAGTGAAAAGCTGACGACGGCCCGAAGCACAATGCCGCTTCCAAAATCGACCAACAGTCGGACCTGAGAATGAAAGAACTTTCGGGCCCGACAGGGAGTCGTTGGCTGGAATCTCCGACTAACCACCCCCTGTAGGAATCTCGCCCATCGGAAGAACTGTCAAAGATTCAAAGAAGcttaaaaaaatgataagaaatattttcacaCAAGAGCAGCTCTCTGACAGAGCTCTCCCGCCAGAAGAAATAACAGCAAGGTAAATACCTGGCTGACAGTGGCTCTTTATATAGAGGAACGCCCAACGGCCTGGATGAAAGCAGCCAAATCGAGACAACGCCGGATGATGACACGTGGTAGCATCTGGACCCATCATCGCGACCCGACAGTTTGATGCGCCTGCTACAGATTAAACCACGTCATCTCCATCCGCGTGAACAGATCCGACACAATGACACCCCGATGCATGGCGAAAATCTATATGCCATAATTAAATCGCACGATGTTGGTTCGCCTTCTCGATATAACGCCTGACGTCGGCTCACCTTTCGCAAACGACACCTGACACCAGATCTTCTTGCTGATACGACAGCTTAAAAATAATAAAGTGGTTGATTGATCGTACTTCAAAGAATATGATGGCAGAATCGGGATTCGACATGACAGACAACAACTCTTTTCGTCCAAAGCAATTGATCACGTGGCGATACACGTGGCAACTCACTAttggactcaggagtgggggggcaactattAGGATAAACCGACTGACTTCCATAAACCGACCAATCTCCAGCACAGACCGACCGACACTCGACTCTGGCTCTACAAACTGACGATCTTGAAAGCGACTACCGACCGAACACTGACCAAGCAGGCCGATACTATTTTCAACTGCCCAATCAAACACACCGCATCGATTCAAGATCGGTAAGTGACTGATATTCGGGTACCACAGACAGCGGACTACTTCAACCGTCGGTATTTCAGAGTGATTAATCGATGGACGACTCCCGACGCATAGTCGGCCGATTCACTCAACTTATTATAACCGTCCCGAACGGTTATCCCTCAAATATTGCGGCATAATCTGTGGGAATTAATAACCCACCACGAGATTATAGTCCAATGATTCTATGTCATGAAATGCGGGATCATATTTGATGGTTATAACTATCttctctataaaaaggggataagCCAATTCTGGATCAAAACTCTGCTACTGCttacattcaactcctgttcatcaatttttctctctaacTTAGGCATCGAAGGATCTTCGTCGGACACAAATTCGATCTGTATGGATGCTATTTTGCTGGTATTCGTTTTCGATGATAGACGATGGAAAGTTGATCGCAACAAATGATATAGCTAGCCAGCCACCATCTTAATCAAGGATGGCTAATGGACCATAAATCCTCCCTGTGAATTGATGTGAATTGAAATTGAGCCATGCCCAGTGGATCAAGGTATTTAATTCGAATGGTATTGTTTCTTTCAGAAGAaaggggaaagaaaaaaaagaaagaggggaatAACACTCGTCTAAGACGTTGAAACCGAGATGCTTGCGTGAATTGGATATTTCGAGAAATTTTTCTTTGAGGAAGAATGTAATAGGAAGGCCGCCATCGGAGTTTGACTGCGAGACCTCTTCTCCCTCAAAAAAGAATGCTGGACCTCTTCAAGTAGAGAGACATGCCAACTAATTCCGACGAAGCTGATTGATAGAAATCATATCAAGTCTAtactatttttaacataaaaCTCTCGAATTCATTTAATCTTATTGTGTCCATCAAATAGTTAATAATTATAAGTAGATACAATCCATCCGATTTCTCGTGAGTTAGAAGAAATAACTAAAAGTGGTTGTGTGTCTAAGGCAACTACAGATCTTCCCCATGAATCACGAGTATATTGCTTCATAAGAAGACCAGGCAGGTGGATCAGCACGGCTGGCATTACCGAGGGACAGGGTTCATGAACCACCTATAGGACGTCAACAAAAAGCAATAATATTCTAGCAATAACCACCAGAAAGGCCCAACCTTGAAGGACTGGGACGAGGGTGAAGATGTTGTAAGACCCGTCAGAACATGGTCTTTGATAGCTCCGATGTCCATCCTGTCCAACACCCTATATTCATTCTCTTCTGACCCGATTCAATGCTCGGCCGTCCTCCATTGATCTAAACCCCCCGGGGCTTTGGACCACGTAATGTGGCGGACCCTAGCGAGCCACACATGGCCAACTTCAGATTACCCTTCTCGCTTCGTGTCGAAGCTCTTTGCCACTGCGTAATTGATTAGTTTTTCCCGTAAAACAATCCCTTTTGGAGCTATTCAGGCGCTTGGCATTCACCATCACATGCCAGATGAGGATTTGAGCCACAAGTGTAGAATAATGGGCGTGTGATTATAAAAGGATACGGAAACTCTCTGCATAAGAGACCATTTCCTGGAACTCGACCAAACCGTGACGCACGCCGTGAAGTCAAGACCCATAAGCCATGAAGCAGCCGTAGCTCCCCGTCCTCGTCTCCCAGTGCCACACCACTTATTTGTCCCTTCCCCCACCGCCCATGCTTTGCTTCGTTTACTCATCTTCTATCATGTTGGAACCAAGCTGATAGGAGCCGTTAGTAGTCCCAAAACTCAcatatcaatctaattaaaacgCTAGTTCAagagatatcatatatatatatatatatatatatatatatataaagcaatACTATATAGAGAAATATTATTGTGTTGATAACTCAATTTCTCTAAACATTGTAGTGTTGCCAACTCAGATTACTACCTCGTGCTTATCATCTCCCTGCTCTGCTTggacctcctctctctctctgtgtgtgcttGCCGCCACCTCCTATCGGTCTTCACCGGTCTCTTTCTTTGCCGAGCTCTCGCGGATGGCCACCTCCACTATCGCCTTCCTTCCTCACAGATCTCCGTCCACTTCCATCCACCTCAGGTGTTTTTCTTTCCATATGttcaaaaaagagaaataaaaaaaaaaaaaaaacttatcaacACAAAACTCCAACCACCATTGTCGAAGCTTCTGTATTCAGCCGCTCCAAACCTCCCAACCAGGACTCCTCACTACCCCCCACACCCTCCGTGGTCCTACTCCGTCGCTGTCCCCTCCTGTTCTCTCCCCTGATCCTGACAAATCCGAGCCCCCACGGCTCCACACAAGCACCGGTAATCGCCCGTGCCCTCTATCCATGCTCATCCCTCAGCTGCTTTCCTTcccctctatttttttcttctccagtagtattttcattttttttgcttCGAACCTCACGGATGCCCACTTTCGCAACAGGTGAGATGGAGCCATGGAGCTTGAGATGGAGGAGGCGCGGGAGGTGCCCGGAGccgagaaggagagaagaaggggttgGTGGCACTGGAGCCGAGGGAGGAGAGGGGAGGAGGATTGGTGGCACCAGAGCTGGATGCGGCGTAGATGGTGGGTGTGGCACAGACGGCTGTGGGGCGGGGTCGTGGTGAGGGTGATGCGAACGATCGCGATCTGGGCCTCACACGGTGGGGGCGGGGGGTGGGGGGGAGGTtgcgggaggaagggaagggaaggaggaaaaagaaaaaaaatatatttggcaaggaaaagaaaaaaagaaaagaaaaaaaatattattattttattgctaataataattaaaaatattatttttttacctAGCTTTAGCAGGGTATTAAAAAAAGGGATGGTTGGCCGTATATGGTAAGGAGGATGATGGAGAGCATGGATTAGATAGGAGAGAAGAAGATGCATCTTGTGTTGTATCAGAAAATAACGAAAAAAATAGATTTAGCAGGATATTAAATAAAAAGATGGTGCAAATGGACAAATACGATGACATCCATATTTTATTTCACTGTATCATAatgaatgagaaaaaaaaatagaaaaaaattatggagCAGATCGGCTGTAACCTCTCTAAGGGTCATTCCCAACATCTCGGACCTTCGGTaccattttatttaaaaaaaaaatcaattttcataataattttagtaattattctattaaaattaatcatgtactaatattagaaaataaattttaaaaaaaatttgctaTTTCGTAGGCTTATGTATATCTGCACGTCTGTAACGAGGAATTCTCTTTGGATAtactttgttatttatttttttttcttttctgaatGATTGTTTTGATAATTGGGGTTCTATTCTTTATATTGTGTTATCATCTGTGAAAATCGATGGAAAAATTTAGAGCgagtataatatatattttttaaatattaaaaatacttcTTTTGATATGTTGTTGATGTTTAATTGATCCTCTTGTCTGATGTTGCATTACTATAcaattgaatatttttaaattattgtttcagaaatttatttttttaattatttaagtaAAATCATGAGGCTATGTATTGTGCGTTGGAAACTCAAAGATTATTTGTTTATTAATATTTATAGTCTACTaagaatatatattaattttatttaatagaTGTATAAATGTTTCCTCCTCATATATAATATGTGAAATTATTCTTTCTTATTTACTCTTGTTTCTTTTTGTACTACTGCAGAGGTTTGtattttcttaattttatattaattaattgtttcatattatttttctatcagtatAAGCACCAGTGGTGGAGCGTAAGAGAGATCAAAGGGGGCTACTGcctctttaaaaaattttaaaatacttattacctatatatttatatatatggtaATCTCtatcaatattttaattttacACACATTACGAATCCATCGATTtgagaaaaaatcatataattaatttatatattatttttttattaaaaataataatttttttaaataaaaaattaatgtttatttattttttaattctttatttatttttcaatctttAATGTGGAAGGaattattgagatttttatacgatcaaaattattttgctgATGACATaaaatactttttttatttatttttatttatattaaaaattaaatatttattaatatttttattttattatttattataaaatattttatttaaaaaaatattagaaaattattattttatccttCCAACATTTGATTTCAGATTCCGTCGCTGGTAAGCACATCAATATTTTTAACTgtcaaatattatatattataattttacaaataataatatttaaataattaaaaatatgataataatatttaaaaaagtatttttgtaCATTTAATTCCGCGTAACGTGTGGATCTTCGTTCCGTTAAATATAATTCTACGTTTATCCAAAATATTATGTATAATTCTACTTACAATAAGGACGGGTaggtatttaaaaaaatattcatatataacaAGGACAAGTAGATATTTAAAAGAATGAAGCAGAAGGGGGGGGGACTTTCTTTTGACGGTGACGGTGATAAAAGCCTGTGCGCCATGACACGGCAGCTCCAAACAACACTCCTCCCCATCATTCACCCGAAAGGCGCGTCTAAAGCTGACTAGCTTGTGCATGACCCAGGAAAATTGTAAGGGAAGAACATGCCAAAATGGTGACCTTTTGTGCTCGGCAACAGCAATTTCCAGATAGATAGATGCTCTCAGCGCGACAGAAACACAACACTTGCGTTGAATACTTTGTTTAAGAGATAAAAAGACGATACACTGTTTTACCAGGAACTATTTATAGCTTATATGTAGGTCATAAAGTTAGGCTGATTATTATTGTCGACAAGCATCTTTTCACACCACTGTGAGAGAAAGTACACGTACATCATGCAGTGCTCCTGTTTATGGTGAGGCACGGAAATGGAATAGGAGTGGGAAGGTGGCAGGGGCGAATGGGGTCAAGATACGGTATGATTTGCGTAAACAGTACGAATCTTAACGTTTTCGGGGAAAGGGATAGCATCGGAGATTTTTACAGCAGagggaggagaaaaagagagaaggaaaatAAAGGTCGATGGTGGTAGAGAAGAGGGGCAGCTTGTGCTGGCTTTTGGGTGGTCTCGTTTGACCCAACCCATCCATCACGGTGTCGGTCACCTCATATCATATCTTCTGGGCTCGTTCCGTCCCGGTCGCGGCGGTCTTCCCAAAAGCGGAGGTCGGGGCTTGACCGCCATGTCCTCAAGCGTGCCTCCACTCCGTTGGCGCATTCTGCCAACTGCCTGCCGCCCACACACACCTCTTCTGTTGGCACCACACTTTCAGCAGGAGGTAATTATTTACTTTTATTTACTGCAGCATAACAGCAGAGGAGAGGCAGCGGCAGCGGCGGCAGCAGCAGCAGCGGAGTGGATGGAAGATTATCAGCTCCCCAAGCGAGGGAGAGTAAAATAAAGATAGCAGGAGAAACTGACTCCCCAACAGTGGCAGCCTCTACAAGAGAACAGAAGAGAAgagacatctctctctctctctcccccctccaaAAAGCAATAGATCGAGGATAGCTAGTACGGAAACTTTCGGAAAGGAGCCCCATTCATCAGAGTCGTTTTGGGCCCACATTTGTGTATATACGCACACCCGAGTTACAAGGCATGCACTCACTCTGCTCCTAGCCTAGCACTTCTCTAGAGTGCAGAAGTAGGAGTGAGCGCATTGGCTTGACGAGGGAATTAAGGGCAGTTTTATAATAGGGGGAGGTGGAGCGGGGGACACTGTTGTCAGGGGCCGTTGGTCACAGGACCCGACACTAACAGCGCAGCGGCCTGTCCCTAGTCACATAGCAGTGCCGGTGAGTGGCACTGCTGAAACGTCCCTCATGAATCATAACAAAAGAATACGGAGAACAGTAGATAGAGGTAAACGCTGGCAGAGAAATTATCTACGGTGTGTGTGGCTGAAGTTGGGGAGGGCAGCGTCGACCCCCCACCAGTGCCCCTATTCCATTCTTAGCTTGCTCACGGGTCGCGGGACCCAAGATGGGTGTGGGGTGGGGGGCGGGCTGGTTTGGGAACGGTAAGTGGGTGGACCCACCAGCACGGCCTACGTCACCGCCGTGGCCGGTTCCGTAGTGGCCAAGGCACGAAGACGTGGAACGCCGGCCCTGCCCGGGCCGGCGGTGACGTGGATTGTTGCGTTTCCCAAGGCTGGCCTGTCCGGCCGCACGACTCTTTTAATTGCTCCCCCGTCTCTTCCCTGTATCTCCTCGCACCCACCACCCCCTACACGTCCCCCTCCCACCCCCGCAACCACGTACTTACTGCTCTTCTTTTTCTGAAACTCTAGTATTTCTTTTACTCACGCTCGTTAACGGCTAAAAAGATCGATGATAAACTTACATAAGTAACACCGATCGTTCGTTTTATTACCTTTCCTCTCGAACCATTGATTAAGTCTATCCGTCCCTAGATCTGTATAGCAAAATTTTGTCGAGTCACGTTAtttccattgaatacgtcagatgCCTAAGAGGTCACGGATCGGTGAGCCCTCGGGTGGGGTTGTAAATGTGGTCCAGCGCTGCAGGGCATGGATGCTGTTGACAATACACAGGACTGGCAATCTGGAAGCATGGCGATGGCAAGATAAATGCCTTGCGGAAGGAAGCGATGATAGGAGGTCAAAAAATTTGACCAAAAATAGTTAATTTACATTGAGAGTAACGTAAAAAATCAGACaccgtgatttttttttttctaagggtAAACAGTCGCCGTTACTCTAAAATGAGCTGGAGGCGgattgtaaaataaaaaaaaaaaaaaaaaaagggtacctGCGCTGCAATCACGCATCCCATAccgttctgtttttttttttttttaaagggtaAACAGTCGCCGTTACTCTAAAATGAGCTGGAGGCggattgacaaaaaaaaaaaaaaaaaaaaagggtacctGCGCTGCAATCACGCATCCGATACTGTTCTGACCTCTTCTGTCATCTCTCAGCCATCatccatatatgtatgtatcggACGGACATTATTCATTCACATAAATGGAAACCAACTGCAGCTATTTTCTTCTTAAAATATCTATTTTTCGAATCTGCCTCCCTTTGCAGGCATTTTAGGCTTTTACCGTTGCTTCGTCAGTAATTAGCAAGATCAGTAAAATATTAAACAAACGGGAAAGgaaaagataataattgatttaaAGAAGAGGCCAATTCCAGTAAAGAAAGGAGGAGATACCCCGCCCGACCCCAGCTTTGGCGCACGTATCTGGCGTGCATTGTCCCGTTTTGTTTGACCGTCCCGCAGCCGCGCCTCCCCATTTATATATGGGCGGAGAGTGAATGCCCTCCATATAAAAAGGTGAGACCCATCCCCCCTTCTCGTTCTCGGCTATCCCTCCCATTAATTTATTAGTTTCCACGAGAAAACATGAAACAATTACCAGTCCATTCGCTTTCCAATCCCTGCCCTCTCCCCCCGGGCCCCAACCTGTTTGTTTCTTAATTCGCGCACCGCACCTGCCGTCATACGTGTCCATCACCCATCCCTATATAAATACGACCCCCCATCTCCTTCTCATGCCATTTCATCTTCCCCCTAATCCCCGCCCCCGGAAGTCTCAACCGACCGCTTTAGGAcgacccatcgaatgggaggagcaGGAGCAATGGCTGTGCAAGCCCAGTATCCATCTAACGCCCTCTCCGCGAATTTCCGGGCCAGGTGAGACCCTGCCTGCCCCAATATTCGTTAGTTTTGGAGCGCTTCTCTTGCCTTTCCTTCCTGACAAGTCTTTCTTCTCCAGAACTCGGAACAATGTCCCCATGCTCCAAGATTGCAACCCCCATCTCCACCAACTCGGGAGTCTCCCCGGCACCTACAGCTATCTTGGTGAGCCACCCCGAGCCCGCGCTCCTTCTTGTTCCCCTTCTCCTCCGAGATCATGTGCTCATCGAACGGCTGTGATTGGATCAGCAGGGCAACGGCAAGGCTTTAATAACTGTACGGTGTTCAGCGATCCGACGAGCGAGCTAACGTGCAACGCCTCGGGTTCCCGGAAGCGGATCCGAGACGAGGAGCCCATGGCGCTGCCCCATCCCGACCCGGACCACAACACCGTCCCCGTCTTCGGATATCCAAGTCTAAATCTCGCCGCGCTTCCGTTGAAACCCGACGCCACTGTCGTAGCCACCACCGGCGCTCGGTTGTCGCACGAGCAGAGCCGCTTGCTCGACTCCGCGGGGACTTCTACCAGCGGGCGCCCCGCCGCCGCTTCGCCGCTCGCCGTGTCCCCTCTCGCCCAGGAACTCGCCTTCCATCTCTACCAGCAGAACGTTGAGATCGACGCCCTCGTCCGCCTCCAGGTACCGGATCCGATCCCTCTCCCCTGTGTCTCTGTTTTTGTTGATCGATTCGTGCTGTGTTCTAATTTCGTCTGATGTGATGTGATTACTAGAATGAGAGGCTTCGATCGGGATTGGAGGAGGTCCGGAAGAGATATTGCCGGGTggtgctgtcggcggtggagcagCGTGTGGCGAAGCGACTGAGGGAAAAGGAGACGGAGCTGGAGGATGCGACCCGCCGGAATGTGGAGCTGGAGGAGAAAGTAAGGCAGATGAGCGCCGAGAACCAGATGTGGTTCAACGTCGCCAAGAACAACGAAGCCATTGTTAATAGTCTTCGGACGAGCCTGGAGCAGGTGCTCCTCCAGAACGACGCTTCCGCCGCCCCCGACCACGGCAATCAGGGCCGTGAGGGCTACGGGGACAGTGAGGGCGCGGCGGCTTTGTTCCCGGCCGATGACGCGCAGTCGTGTTGCTTCGAGGAGGATAGGAGGGAGGCAGAGGCGGCGGTGGCGCGGGAGAACGAGGAGCTCCGTTTGCGGAGGGTGTGCAAGGTGTGCAGGGACAAGGACGCGTGCGTTCTTCTGCTCCCCTGCCGGCACCTTTGCTTGTGCATGGTCTGCGCACCGAAGATCGCCACGTGTCCCATCTGCCACTCCATGAAGAACGCTTCCCTCCAAATCTTCACGTGCT from Elaeis guineensis isolate ETL-2024a chromosome 9, EG11, whole genome shotgun sequence includes these protein-coding regions:
- the LOC105050990 gene encoding uncharacterized protein isoform X1 — translated: MPFHLPPNPRPRKSQPTALGRPIEWEEQEQWLCKPSIHLTPSPRISGPGETLPAPIFVSFGALLLPFLPDKSFFSRTRNNVPMLQDCNPHLHQLGSLPGTYSYLGEPPRARAPSCSPSPPRSCAHRTAVIGSAGQRQGFNNCTVFSDPTSELTCNASGSRKRIRDEEPMALPHPDPDHNTVPVFGYPSLNLAALPLKPDATVVATTGARLSHEQSRLLDSAGTSTSGRPAAASPLAVSPLAQELAFHLYQQNVEIDALVRLQNERLRSGLEEVRKRYCRVVLSAVEQRVAKRLREKETELEDATRRNVELEEKVRQMSAENQMWFNVAKNNEAIVNSLRTSLEQVLLQNDASAAPDHGNQGREGYGDSEGAAALFPADDAQSCCFEEDRREAEAAVARENEELRLRRVCKVCRDKDACVLLLPCRHLCLCMVCAPKIATCPICHSMKNASLQIFTC
- the LOC105050990 gene encoding uncharacterized protein isoform X2, with amino-acid sequence MPFHLPPNPRPRKSQPTALGRPIEWEEQEQWLCKPSIHLTPSPRISGPGETLPAPIFVSFGALLLPFLPDKSFFSRTRNNVPMLQDCNPHLHQLGSLPGTYSYLAGQRQGFNNCTVFSDPTSELTCNASGSRKRIRDEEPMALPHPDPDHNTVPVFGYPSLNLAALPLKPDATVVATTGARLSHEQSRLLDSAGTSTSGRPAAASPLAVSPLAQELAFHLYQQNVEIDALVRLQNERLRSGLEEVRKRYCRVVLSAVEQRVAKRLREKETELEDATRRNVELEEKVRQMSAENQMWFNVAKNNEAIVNSLRTSLEQVLLQNDASAAPDHGNQGREGYGDSEGAAALFPADDAQSCCFEEDRREAEAAVARENEELRLRRVCKVCRDKDACVLLLPCRHLCLCMVCAPKIATCPICHSMKNASLQIFTC
- the LOC105050990 gene encoding uncharacterized protein isoform X3, which gives rise to MPFHLPPNPRPRKSQPTALGRPIEWEEQEQWLCKPSIHLTPSPRISGPGETLPAPIFVSFGALLLPFLPDKSFFSRTRNNVPMLQDCNPHLHQLGSLPGTYSYLGQRQGFNNCTVFSDPTSELTCNASGSRKRIRDEEPMALPHPDPDHNTVPVFGYPSLNLAALPLKPDATVVATTGARLSHEQSRLLDSAGTSTSGRPAAASPLAVSPLAQELAFHLYQQNVEIDALVRLQNERLRSGLEEVRKRYCRVVLSAVEQRVAKRLREKETELEDATRRNVELEEKVRQMSAENQMWFNVAKNNEAIVNSLRTSLEQVLLQNDASAAPDHGNQGREGYGDSEGAAALFPADDAQSCCFEEDRREAEAAVARENEELRLRRVCKVCRDKDACVLLLPCRHLCLCMVCAPKIATCPICHSMKNASLQIFTC
- the LOC105050990 gene encoding probable BOI-related E3 ubiquitin-protein ligase 3 isoform X6, which produces MGGAGAMAVQAQYPSNALSANFRARTRNNVPMLQDCNPHLHQLGSLPGTYSYLGQRQGFNNCTVFSDPTSELTCNASGSRKRIRDEEPMALPHPDPDHNTVPVFGYPSLNLAALPLKPDATVVATTGARLSHEQSRLLDSAGTSTSGRPAAASPLAVSPLAQELAFHLYQQNVEIDALVRLQNERLRSGLEEVRKRYCRVVLSAVEQRVAKRLREKETELEDATRRNVELEEKVRQMSAENQMWFNVAKNNEAIVNSLRTSLEQVLLQNDASAAPDHGNQGREGYGDSEGAAALFPADDAQSCCFEEDRREAEAAVARENEELRLRRVCKVCRDKDACVLLLPCRHLCLCMVCAPKIATCPICHSMKNASLQIFTC